A genomic region of Papaver somniferum cultivar HN1 chromosome 7, ASM357369v1, whole genome shotgun sequence contains the following coding sequences:
- the LOC113294081 gene encoding uncharacterized protein LOC113294081, whose protein sequence is MLKCMHVIAFWLFLEEIGYPNVVQKLLGTHDAVVNFVLNEGIHCLDCLKSVTPPMPVVNVSDLPLTQELMGNKAISLSLAYQYRDSALTRVNQTVNEVFVRAFDDIVRDVWALKNF, encoded by the coding sequence ATGTTAAAATGTATGCATGTCATCGCATTCTGGTTATTTCTCGAAGAGATTGGTTACCCCAATGTGGTACAGAAATTGCTCGGGACACATGATGCAGTGGTTAACTTCGTACTTAATGAGGGAATTCACTGCCTTGACTGTCTCAAATCTGTTACGCCACCTATGCCAGTGGTTAACGTTTCCGACTTACCATTAACCCAGGAGTTAATGGGGAACAAGGCGATAAGCTTATCTTTGGCATATCAGTACAGGGATAGTGCCCTAACTCGGGTAAATCAGACTGTGAATGAAGTGTTCGTCAGGGCGTTTGATGATATAGTACGAGATGTTTGGGCTCTTAAGAACTTTTGA